One genomic region from Campylobacter sp. RM5004 encodes:
- a CDS encoding SCO family protein, translating to MKKLLIVLLTLFLSACFNNKYDFSMKGPNDKTYTLNDFKGENLLIYFGYTLCADVCPTSMAIASEAIKQLNRNDIKIIFISLDVKRDEPNDASEFVQYFYKNSIALVPSEDELKKVAKNYGVKYDYIYQDSAAEYTVAHSSSFYIIDKNGKFKGEISNLAMSNVKKKINEFLDNN from the coding sequence ATGAAAAAATTATTAATAGTTTTATTAACTTTATTTTTAAGCGCTTGTTTTAATAACAAATACGACTTTAGCATGAAAGGACCAAATGATAAAACTTATACTTTAAATGATTTTAAAGGCGAAAATTTATTAATATATTTTGGTTACACATTATGTGCTGATGTATGTCCTACTTCTATGGCAATTGCTTCAGAAGCTATTAAACAATTAAATAGAAATGATATAAAAATAATCTTTATTAGTCTTGATGTAAAAAGAGATGAGCCAAATGATGCTAGCGAATTTGTTCAATATTTTTATAAAAACTCAATAGCTCTAGTGCCAAGCGAAGATGAGCTTAAAAAAGTTGCGAAAAACTATGGGGTTAAATACGATTATATTTACCAAGATAGTGCTGCAGAATATACGGTAGCTCATAGTTCAAGTTTTTATATTATTGATAAAAATGGCAAATTTAAAGGAGAAATCAGCAATCTTGCTATGTCTAATGTTAAGAAAAAAATTAACGAATTTTTAGATAATAATTAA
- a CDS encoding copper chaperone PCu(A)C, whose protein sequence is MKKILLALSLGASLFAGSIEVNEPYVKITPPNAKNSAIFMSIKNNSNEDVKLIDAKCDFAQSTEIHTHIHEDGMMKMIRIQDATIPANSSLELKPKSYHVMLMGIKDSVKEDTKLNLELSFSNGEKLKLKDIPAKAVVPMHH, encoded by the coding sequence ATGAAGAAGATTTTATTAGCATTAAGCCTTGGCGCAAGTTTATTTGCAGGTAGTATTGAAGTAAATGAACCTTATGTAAAAATCACACCACCAAATGCAAAAAACTCTGCTATTTTTATGAGTATTAAAAATAATTCAAACGAAGATGTAAAATTAATTGATGCAAAATGTGATTTTGCACAAAGCACAGAAATTCACACCCATATTCACGAAGATGGAATGATGAAGATGATTAGAATACAAGACGCAACAATTCCTGCAAACTCTAGCCTAGAACTTAAACCTAAAAGCTATCATGTAATGCTTATGGGGATTAAAGATAGCGTTAAAGAAGATACAAAACTTAATTTAGAACTAAGCTTTAGCAATGGAGAAAAACTAAAATTAAAAGACATTCCTGCAAAAGCAGTAGTTCCTATGCATCATTAA